The Ptychodera flava strain L36383 chromosome 14, AS_Pfla_20210202, whole genome shotgun sequence genome segment GAAGAGGAGGCTTGAAATGTAAAAACTTCCGGACCGGACGACAGACAATGCCACAAATCCACCTAAAAGATAAGATTTGCATCACTAACAGGGAAGCCAAAAACCTGAGGTCACTCCAAGGAATCTAAATGCCAAGTTTCAAACTAATCAGATGAGCTGATTAATAGAAAAATGATTTCTTGGACtagaaaatgtaaaactgaaaaaacaagtatataaatttcaataacaataattaataataaaaaaaaattgtaaataaattataatgcaACTACATAACCTTTTGCATTCCTAGAAAGCTACAAAACCAAGCTTAAAATAATCTAACAAGTTGCATATAAAAAACAATACTTGAAACAAATAGtgagaaaatttgacaaataacgtacatgtaaatgtacatgtacatgtacatttgtgaaTTTCATCACCATTGCAGACTCAATACAATAATTTCATTGTTGCTATAAATCAAGAGTCATCACTTCTACTGAAGCAGTTTACAAGAAAAAGTATTTtaagaaataatgcaaaaaacaactaatttttataaaataagtTAGTCTAAAAATGTCTTAGTTTGATGGAAAAAGTCAGTCCTACTACAACCATTGAAGTTACGAGTGGAGTTTGGGAACATGCCTGGACCATAGCATGCGTGGGGAGCAAAGAATGAGGAAGTTTAACGGGTCTCAAatcttcagtaaaatattttatttgatgaaTACCAATGTTTTCAGCGATAAGCATTTCAACTTCTTCAGGGTAAACCATGGTAGAAGAAATCCTTTATCAGTGTTTACCCTGAAGAAGGTACCGTGTGTGTCGCCAAAATGTTGGTGTTctttaaacaagcgacctatcTGCCAATACAGCTCTACTATGTTAAGTAGAGACTAACAATTTGTGAGAAATGGGTTGATGAagctggaaatctttgatagcttattTCAGGATGGCATgacgaaatatttcaaaactggctgcaaaaatacacaattaagatgtcatcataattttgacagATCACATAAAGATCGTGCCTACAAACATGTCTACCAActatcaaatttatcaaacaagtagtttttgagaaacaatcttttttaacaaaaaagggaAATTGTTGTCAgaagaatacaaaattgcagatttcatcatgctGCTATAAATACATGATAATAAGGATAATACCTgggaacctatataccaaattcaaagctatcagacaagcaattatagtaaaagaaatatttgaccagaattgatgaaaaaagccttaaaatacgaatttgcatatttctgaacaatttgaacaaatatgatAAGGTCATCTTTGAGGGCCTGTACTAAAAGAATGAAAGAAGTTGGAGAAGTTCTTTTGAAGGCACAAATTGGAATGTTAAAAGTTGACACCTGGACAATGCCACACATATTTGATAAGGTCTGCATGCCGACAGCAGAGCGAATAACTCTACCACCTGAACAGCCTCATTCTTTACTCTCCACATCTAACAATGTTTCTGTAACTGTTACGCTCCTTCATGGGAGTATTGAGAGACAGCGACACAGCAAAACTGAAAACCTGTCGACTGGTAACATCTAAATAAATGTCAGACAAACACAATGATAAAATGAGCTGCTAAAAATTTATATAAGAAATAGTCCTCATCATATCAATATGAAAAGTATGGTTATCCTCAGtgatttttatataaaataaaaacaattgtgaATAATGTTTATAATTTCTAGTGGCACATGCCAGATCAGTAAGTACTTGTTATGACTATACAAGCCATAGTGAGGTCATCCTtggaaacaaatcaattttcattgcaattggTATTGGAGAAAAAGATCACAAAAAATAAGCtggaaaagtataaaaaaaattcaaacaaacatattatgcaaatgttaGATTGCTGAATTAGGAGTTCCTGGGACCGGTGGTATaccaacaatatttttatcataggaAATACCAAAAAACTTGCTGATACAAATGTGAccaacatttgcataaaagtcaGAGTACttgcaaaagttaaaatatCTATTTTCATGCTAATTTAACAAACACCTACCTATAGCATCCCTACAAAGCTAAAAGCTATACTTGAGAGCTGTCAGATTAATACGTGAGAAAATGCTTTTATGAGAAAGTAGCAAATTTACCAAAACATTTTTCTAAATATTCGAAGTGgacaatttcaatgaagatttttGAAGTAAGTTGAGCAATATAAAGAAATActaacacatgtacatgtacaaattttttgtacattttgacatTAACAGTTGATAAGGGCTCCCAAGGAAGCTGCACATTGACTTTGGAAGCTGTAAGACCAGCCATATCAGACAAGAAGCTGTCAAACCAACCACATTAGAAAAGAGGCTGtttgaaaacactaaaaaatcagataaaaaatttgcatatgcaaggtatttgtcctttgataaTATTAAATCAGTCATAGTCAGTGGCTTGTAGTCCAAATATCACATGGTGAATGTCATCTGAGCAGTTTTAGTGAAGACTAAATTTGAggacagacaaaatgaatgagTCAGCTTGTCTGATCAGCTTCCCATCTCTGACAGCAAAgcaaaaaatagtaaaaatgaagttttcttaATACTGCAATTGAGAAAATaggcataccggtacatacaaaGTCCTACTTTTGATGTTTCATGATTTTCAGAAGACATTGTCTTGCTATGACCAAATTACACATTACCTATAATAGCAAGGCCTAACTGTCTGACCGTACCCCGgattgtatttttgtctttaGATGTGAGCCAAAAGTATTCTAAAAACTGACATGCACTCTTTAAGGCTCGAGCATAGTCAAAGTTACACAGGAAATGCACTCCCATATAAGAAAGGAGTGCAAGAACAAGATTATTGCTTTCAACATTGCAAAAGATTATTCCTTCAAGTTCAAGGAAAATAACAAACTGCTTAACCTTCTCCTCATGTACCAAAACACCCAAACGAGGTAGTCTGCCATCTTTTCTTCCTTTCATAGAAAGTTTTCCAGCATCCTATGAAGAAAGAATAATCATGGTAAAAAATATATAACCAATATAAGACAAGGTTCTTTATATACCTCTGAAAGGCTTTGTTCTTAAATTTGTCCAGCATGTGACACACAGAGTTAAACCACTACTGTGGTGACAGAAGCTTACTCAAAGAGACAAAGAGCATAATGAACATGACACAATATTATCAAGTTATCATATTATGTTGAATTACTGAGATATATGATACTTACATCAACAATGGTTACAATCTTCTCCAGTGCACTTTGACCGCCAAAGGTGATCTCCAACACTCTGATAACTGCCAATGTACTGATCCCTATAGTGTAAATGCCAAAAATATTGTGCATTATGTGTATTATCATTAAAATAAAGTCTTTTTATACAATCATTCTAGGACAAACCTGTTGATGATATTACATAAGTCTAGCATATTGCATgtcattacattttaaatttcaggtgCATTTGActcaaaattgcatcgaaatgtaaaacaatataagGCAATATAGAGTCAATGAATCATTGACTCTACAACTATGTACTATGTACAGCACAATATTCTACCCTACTCAATACTGTACTACTCAATAACAAAGCAAACATGGATAGATTTATTGCGATGCCAACCTTTCCAActttaaaaacatagggccaaagtccctgaagctactatagacatggatacaaaattaagaatttcctgactgtatgaaatcatctcactaaggtcatcctagggacctgtaaaccaaatattaaagctgtctgaccagcagttttgcaaaacaagtgacccaacagtcgacagaggTCTGccgtgttatgtagagaataactttttgtgacacatgtattgatatagcaggtggatatctttgatagctcatttcaggatggcctgaccaaaatggcaaaattagttgcaaaaatacaaaattgaagatttcatcataatttcaatatattacattaagataaagcctaggaacctgtataccaaatatcaaagctatcagatgagtaccttttgagaacaaatattttgactaaaaatggcaaaaattgacccaaagatttcatcaaatttcaatatatcacactgagacacccctaggaacctgtataccaatatcaaaggcatcagacaagtattgtttgagaaacacatcttttgaccaaaaatggaaaaaattgcaccaaaaatacaaaattgcacatttcatcataaattcaatatatcatatttagttcatctataggaacctgtataataaacatcaaagctgtcagatgagtggttttgatgaaatgaagtcttgaccaaaaatgacaaaaaaattccttaaaaatacagatttgcacatttcatcacaatttgaacaaagctaagttgggttatccctagggatctgtataccaaataacaaaactgtctgaccagcggttatgaagaagattttttaccaaaaacgcctttggcactaatttgcatattttcaacaatatcatgaaattaaaaatacaagtttctcataatcatattttccaTCTACACAAcatatatcaaatcagtaagtaatgcggttctcaagatatttgagtggacggacacctcacaaacggacatacatacatacatacatacatacagactgacgccggacggatacccatcccaatagcttctatagacaatagtctatagaagctaaaaACAGAGACCTTGGAGTAGTGTCTATTCATTTATGTGTACATTGTTTGTGAAACTTCCATTAGGGTACCAGAATAGCAATTTACGTGTCATTGCTTTGCTGTCTATCATATTATGCCCGTTTTTCATGCTTGTAATACCTGGCAACAAGATTTACCTTTGGCATCAATGTTTTGTAACAAGCCATACGTGATGAGACTGTCTTCAATTGTTTTCCAATCAGCCTGAAGCTCATCTCTGGTTACTTGTGGTGAATTTGGATTTTGCTGGATGATGTATATCATATCCTCTACAATCTGTACAGAGAAAAGATGTTGGATCTTGAAATACATAGTATGCACCTCTTGCTCAGGtatttggactctgaaacaTTCGCTAGTTCATCACTAATGAGCAATCATAATGATATTCACGGAGCAAAAGAAGATTTCGCCATACATATTTTCGTAAACATTGAAAGTTGACATGTAATTTCCCCCACAAACTTCATACGCAAATGATGGCTTGTTTGAATCTTAACAGTATGTAAAATGTTTACCAAGCTTGCCATGGAGGCCCCTGGCACTGAAGTATGTATAGTGAAATGTTTCCTGAAGAAAAGTTTGGGGAAAATGTATGCTTTTGAATTTGTGGTTTAAACTACCTTAATTTAAACTCTATGGTTCACTACTGAAGGAAGTGACTACAGGATAGAGTGCTGTGTGAGTGAAAAACATATTACAATGTGTAATAcaaaattaattattatttatatGTCTTATTCTCCTCCTTCGCTTCTTCCTATCTTTACAAACTATCTTCCATTATCAATCGGGAAaccattttagaaaatagaaaataaagttGACGGCATTCACAGTTTGATACTGAAAATGGTAAACATTCATGAACACAAGGTGTGCGAAATTAAATAAGTTTTCAGTTGAGATTGAATCCAGCTACTTTGAAACTGAAGATAATTTGACATTGAGGATATGTGAACATATTTGTGTAATGCCATCGTTCCTTATGGATTGTGAATGTAATTGATGCATAGGCAGGTGTAAAACCAAAACATAGGATAACATACATTGCACGCACAACACAGCCAAAAACTTACACATCGCGTGCAATCCTATTGAACACTATTTTCACTGGCAGCGACTCTATTTAAAAAAAGTGCATTCCGGTGACAAGTGCCATAGGCAGCTACGCTTTGAGACACACTGCAcatacacacacctacacaacGTATCATGACATGCAGTTGGTTTTCACACTGACACAATTTTGAACACTGGGTCCACCTGTTTTTTAAAAGTTCTCATCCATATTGTGAAATTGTGTTTGCTTCTTCTTTTCCTATATTTTCCAAACTATCTTTCCATAATAATTTGGGAAATCCTTTTAGAAAATAGGACATAAATTGATGGCATTCATTGTTTGATACTGAAAatggtaaatattaatgaacacAATGTATCAGGACATGTAGTTGGTTTTCACACTGACACAATTTTGAACACTGGGTCCACCTGGTTTTTTAAAAGTTCTCATCCATATTGTGCAATTGTGTATCAGTTATTTTACTCACTTGTATGCAAACCAAAAAAAAAGCTcatgacagcggagctaattaGGCAAATGTGAACatcacaaaattacaaaattctcTGTATGATAtagttttttgatatttcaaatataaagtttgattatttgcatataaatttatgatcaacttGGATTAAACACAAAATAGGTTAGTTTAGCATAATCAATTATGATAGCTGATACAGCATACTGTAAATATTGGATTTAGATAGGGTGGCCTATCATCTCTGAGAAGATTATTCATTTGATAGAAGACACTCACAGAATACACTGTATAATACATTGCTATGGTGAGAAAGGAATTAAACCTTAACTTAACTTTCTCTATGAACTGCAAAATGGCCCTTCAGCCTAGAGGTTATTGACGTCTTCCATTGTAAGGAAATAAAATCAGGCCCATCAATCATTTGAtctgcaaaagaaaaataaaattaggaaACAAGTTTAATTTGCTTTATCATGTTGATTAATAAGATTGAACAAATGAAGTCTGAGAGTGAGACACTGAACCTTATGACTGCGTTGGCAGTAATTTAATCGCTTTTGGCGGGTAAGTAAGACGGGCAAATGCCTTTCATTGGTTACAGATAAATCTTGCGAGACTGAATTAGAATGAAGTGTAAACAAGGGACATCTGTGTGATGAGCAGATGAGAGGGTTTCATATGTTCTACCATAACATTTCTCAGCACTCTCCCAGCTCTGCATTACTGACCGCAGAGCTGAAATTGTTGAGGAATAATCACCTTGTAAGTTTTTCCGCTGCGCAGAAAATTTCCTGCCGTGAAATAGTTAAACGTATAGTATAGCAATGACgtttgaaaatcaaacacacGGCACACATTTATGCGAACCCAATCGTAACTTGATACCACAAGCGGAGCGAAAAAGAATGTTGGCGGGTAAATCCCTTCTAGTTGAAGTTTAGCCGAGGttgaatttgatttttgttaGCCTTCTACTCACATAAATAAACATACCTACACAataattttttggcaaaatgaatTAGTATCTCATAAAACGCGACTTATCTTCTCTCCGTCTGTCTTACTGTGGTGGTGAAATGATGTATGAATTCCTTTCACAGAATTACCTTAGTCATGGCCTCTGCTACACAATGTCAATGGATATGTAAAACGGTGACATGAAATGTGTATAAGCTTATAACAAAGCAGATTCGAAGACGTTTAAGATCATGTTGTAGTCCCGGTTAAGTTCAGCTGCAAGTTGCCTATGCGTTGAtgataaaatgatgaaacaccCAAATTTAAGGAAACAAGAGTGAGAACACTGTAATAAGACCGTGGGGCCTGTCATGGAGGTCGGACGATCGTGACTTACCGTTgagaattttcaaaactgtctGTGGGAAACGGTTGTCCTTTAGATGCAGCTGAAGCTCTTCCTGTGACATGTTAGCGACAGGCGGGCTTTTGGTCCAGAGTTGGCCATTGTCTTCACCGTATACCGGGTACAAAGGGCGGGCGGATAGTTTTGAAGAACACAGTGACTGTCCTGCGTCCGAGGCATCCGCAAGCGAAATAACATCTGAAAGGCGCGGTTCATCGCACTTATACTCATGGTACTTGATCATGTTTACGAGAGCGGATgcagggtcaaaggttatgagACGCTCCCACACATGGCCGATCAAAAATATGAAGTAACGTTATTACCATATTTTTTCTCTATCTTATTCACATCTGAACGTTTACACTCATTATcgtaaatatgaacattttctCATGATGATTTCAGGGGTAAAAGTATCAAACAGTGGAAAGCAAACTGGGCTACGTATTGGCATCTTACCCTCTTTACATATTCGTGCCTCCGCCCCTCCGTCCTCAGTGTGTCACTTCGAAATGACATGCAAACGTGGCAAGTCTTTCCGCTTAAAATATGACCCTATGTGCGCAATCGTGCAAGTTCCATTCCAGCCACCGCGCTCATGTACACGGCAGTCATAGCAACGTACCATCGGCATCGTCATTCTCCGCCGCACTTCGAATACGCGCTTCATAATTGCAATTGCAGTAAATACGCGCTGGTAAGaacttagccctgcgtacaggtctgtgtgttcccggcgttatacggcctccaccaagCTCGACAGAAGTTTATTTactattttggtacaagagaattCATCTCTCACAGCACGATCCACATGAAGaattttttattcgaaaaattTAAGTGTGACTACAACTAATATTGCTgccattgttttcattttgatctttgaaaggtCTGTAATTTCGTATGCTGCTCTCACTGCGCTGcatgtagctgcaataattgtagccttggttgttggtggggattgggcttctaaaggctacaattattgcagctacgcTGCATGATACATGTACTAGACCCACATCAGTTGAATTTTGACGTAAACACTTGACGCTAAATCGTATtgattgtttgtcttttttccaaGATTAATTCAAACTATATTTTCTCTGAGCTACGTTTTCTTCATCCGGGAACTGCATACGCTCTTTGAATTCAAACCTTGATGAAGACTTTTGTCAGTTTGGTTGGGCTCGGAAACCGTCTCTATGTTTGCTTTGTGCTATCGTGAGGCAATACAGTTCTCATTACTCCATGGCGTTTGATGCCGAATGACTTTGCTACTCAGTCTCCTAACTACGCTAACCCGTCGGGCTTGTATTGTAGGCACCAACAATTAGTACTTGCCCGGCGGTAAAATCAGCTAGCCAGGGAGCTCTGGGTAGTGCATTTGCTCACCCTTGCATTCTAATACCATTCTGAACGGAGTAATCGTGTCGCTTCCAGAACCCGGAAGTAACAGTGCAGAAAGGCGGTCGCAATTGAGTGATCGATCCAACCAAACCGTTTTTCGGGTCGAAAATTTGAATTCGCATGCATGGCTATATAATGACTATCAAATAAAAAATCGCCAAATGAGTTTTATTCGCACTTTGCGAGTGTGGCTCCACTTGTTATGTTTTCAAACCAGGGGGCAATCCCGCATGCCATGAAAAACGGTCAAAAAATCAACCGCTGCAGTGGATAATAATCTCTATTTCAAAATGGAATAAATTCCCGCCAGATCATAGAATAggtttagtttgtcaacaaaccaatgatgaccaatttttgcacagtGATCTTGTCGGGTGGAATACAAACCATTAATTTCGCCTCTGGTCAGTGCCTTTCACAAACCATAAGTTTTCTGGTTAAGATATTAATCAGTATTTCATGCTCAAAGACACATAAGCTTGCCCGCAAACCTAATTGGAATAAATACTAGACAGTGCTCTGAAATTTCAAtccagaagaatttgcagtgcATGGCACACCTGGTACAGCACCAGTCTTCGTTGTAATTTACATAAAGCCTCTCATATTGTTTCAATGAAATTCGCTCGCATTTTATGTGGAACCAAGTGTTGCAAACAGAACAGAGTAGGCccatttggttatttttcactGCATTTGAACACGCACCACATGGAAATTTGGTGCGTGGCCCTGGGTTGCATTGAACATCACCAGATACCAGTAACAGAAGACAGAGGACACTTCGACTGGTGCGAAACGATACTGCATAGGTCCTGGGCTTTGTGTTACGTAATACTGACAAAGTTGCAAAACCGAATGGCTTGCATACACTCGAGATTTCGAATAAACGGTCCTGTAATGATTGAACATGGTTGAAACTGTCGCAGTGAGTTTCATAAGGAGTTACCTTATGGTGTAccagatcatcccatgatagtgtaTTATCGTGGAGAAATATggccaaaattgccacgaaagtattaggaacatgactgtaccaagttgtcatcctgaaattcatagcgaACTAATTTTTAGCCAAGTTAatgtttacacgtgctgagtgaaaagtcgttgtcatggcgaacatcaaaatttgcacataagctctgtgtatgtgtgaataggtcgtcaaactttgaggcgtccactacacatgctataccgttctcctaaagctacgatctgcaggtattgatgtcaatgaCTGGAATATTCACTTGCTGGgtagaatcatgaaaaataaatctttcactgtcaagatataaataaaatatcctttacaaaaaacttTTCATTCATACATGGACTACCAGActttgtcactgggctaccaacttcagaaaacgGTAGCCCAACGGGACTACctatgaaaaaagttaatttcgagccctgtatatatactggtatgatataagtGTAGCCAAAATAGCTTAAGAATAAACTAATTCTCACCGAAACAATTTCCCAACACCAACAATCAAAGGGACTAGCATCTATACTCTGCCAAAATACCTTGACTGTGTCTTATACACACTGGGGAAGTCAAAGAATAAAACAGTGGCTTATAAATCAAATACACACAGGTAGTGGCAAGGCATTCAAATACGGCAAATATACTATTTTTCAGCATAATATATGTAACTTTCAAGCAAAGCTTGGGTAATGCATATACTGTAACAATTTGCCGCAGAAACTTGTACTAAAATGCCTAATGGATTGCACAATGCAAAACTCACAGTCAAATGCGTAATTTTGAACGTCTTTTAGCGTGGAATATAAACGCATAAATCATCCGCGAAACTGCTGTGACTGTGAGCTGACCAGAGCTAGTCACATGGCCGGATCCAATACACAGAAAAATCGCCAAGAATTGCTCAGTATATATCGTCAGATGTACTCTCAAAAAACAAATCGCAGTAAACACCGTCGAATATTAGACTGCTACATACCATTCCTGTATCTTGAAACTTTTAACTTGATGCATTAAACCATTAAGTTTACAAATCGAAGAAACAAACCTTTt includes the following:
- the LOC139149874 gene encoding uncharacterized protein isoform X3 translates to MIYIIQQNPNSPQVTRDELQADWKTIEDSLITYGLLQNIDAKGISTLAVIRVLEITFGGQSALEKIVTIVDDAGKLSMKGRKDGRLPRLGVLVHEEKVKQFVIFLELEGIIFCNVESNNLVLALLSYMGVHFLCNFDYARALKSACQFLEYFWLTSKDKNTIRGTVRQLGLAIIGNV
- the LOC139149874 gene encoding uncharacterized protein isoform X2, whose product is MASLIVEDMIYIIQQNPNSPQVTRDELQADWKTIEDSLITYGLLQNIDAKGISTLAVIRVLEITFGGQSALEKIVTIVDDAGKLSMKGRKDGRLPRLGVLVHEEKVKQFVIFLELEGIIFCNVESNNLVLALLSYMGVHFLCNFDYARALKSACQFLEYFWLTSKDKNTIRGTVRQLGLAIIGNV
- the LOC139149874 gene encoding uncharacterized protein isoform X1, translating into MYFKIQHLFSVQIVEDMIYIIQQNPNSPQVTRDELQADWKTIEDSLITYGLLQNIDAKGISTLAVIRVLEITFGGQSALEKIVTIVDDAGKLSMKGRKDGRLPRLGVLVHEEKVKQFVIFLELEGIIFCNVESNNLVLALLSYMGVHFLCNFDYARALKSACQFLEYFWLTSKDKNTIRGTVRQLGLAIIGNV